CTCGGCGTCGAGACACCGGATGACCCGCCGGAGAAGCCGGAGAAACCCGAGAAGTGCGTCGGTATCGACGTGGGGATTCTCAAGTACACCCACGACACTGACGGGATCGCCGTCGAATCTCTCGACTTATCCGATGAACGCGAGCGGTTGGAACGCGCCCAGCGCGACCTCTCACGGAAGGAACACGGCTCCGCGAATTGGGAGGAACAGCGCCGCGTCGTGGCTGAATGTCACGCCGACCTGAAACGCAAGCGCCGTGACTTCCTTCATAAACTCTCGAACTACTACGCTCAGGAGTACGACCTCGTGGCGGTGGAGGACTTGGACGCCGCTGGGTTGGTCGAACTGCCGGGCAACTCTCGAAACCGCGCTGGCGCGGCGTGGGGGACGTTCCTGCGGATGCTCGAATACAAGTGCGAACGCGAAGGAACGCACTTCGTCGCGGTGAATCCGCGCGGAACGACGAAAGAGTGTGCGTCCTGCGGCGTTTCGACGGAGAAGCCGCTGTGGGTGCGCGAACACTCGTGTCTGGCGTGTGGGTTCGAGGCGGATAGAGACGCGAACGCGGCGTGGAACATCCTTTCTCGCGGTATCAAGAAATTAGGAGTGGGACGCTCCGAACCAACG
This region of Natronosalvus halobius genomic DNA includes:
- a CDS encoding RNA-guided endonuclease InsQ/TnpB family protein encodes the protein MNYNYRYRLRPSDALEAQLAWTVDTCRQVYNHFLHRLNRTDETSIYSEQKLLPSLKKWWNDLKSVHSKVLQKVVQRLYDNLSTLRGRKENGHRVGTLNWKAPGEYRSFTYSQSGFKLKTTSGRTRLWLSKLGEIPLTFHRDLPDDAEIKTVTVKQEPIGKWYAILGVETPDDPPEKPEKPEKCVGIDVGILKYTHDTDGIAVESLDLSDERERLERAQRDLSRKEHGSANWEEQRRVVAECHADLKRKRRDFLHKLSNYYAQEYDLVAVEDLDAAGLVELPGNSRNRAGAAWGTFLRMLEYKCEREGTHFVAVNPRGTTKECASCGVSTEKPLWVREHSCLACGFEADRDANAAWNILSRGIKKLGVGRSEPTPVETALPVDTPVSAKRVVETGSPTLKREPSGER